One Setaria viridis chromosome 7, Setaria_viridis_v4.0, whole genome shotgun sequence genomic region harbors:
- the LOC117862797 gene encoding universal stress protein PHOS34 — MASAAPPTTEAGRRILVAVDEGEESVHALTWCLANVVSPAGGDTLVLVHARRPRPVYAAMDSAGYIMTSDVLASVERHAADVSAAAVDKAKRLCAEHPHLAVETLVEGGDPRDVICDAADKVGADLLVMGSHGYGFI; from the exons ATGGCATCCGCCGCTCCCCCCACCACTGAAGCCGGGCGCCGCATCCTGGTGGCCGTGGACGAGGGCGAGGAGAGCGTGCACGCACTCACCTGGTGCCTCGCCAACGTCGTCTCCCCAGCGGGCGGCGACACGCTCGTCCTCGTGcacgcgcgccgcccgcgccccgtCTACGCTGCCATGGACAGCGCAG GGTACATCATGACCTCGGACGTGCTGGCGAGCGTTGAGAGGCACGCCGCCGACgtctcggcggcggccgtcgacaAGGCCAAGCGCCTCTGCGCCGAGCACCCGCACTTGGCGGTTGAGACGCTGGTGGAGGGCGGGGACCCGCGGGACGTCATCTGCGACGCCGCCGATAAGGTGGGCGCCGACCTGCTTGTCATGGGCAGCCATGGATACGGCTTCATCTAG